Proteins found in one Kluyveromyces marxianus DMKU3-1042 DNA, complete genome, chromosome 2 genomic segment:
- the DNF3 gene encoding aminophospholipid-translocating P4-type ATPase DNF3 gives MEGRSRGYSLRTQLFNKKLVDKLKGDSEEIEMAGENGELGSVRSESGKVAKKSQSRKRLGLRTKIMDLLLNRTTYLNTENGRVLPICLDKSSVVYQQFARDGVLIDERTDKAYCNNVITSSRYTLYSFLPRQLYAQFSKLANTYFFIVAILQMIPSWSTTGTYTTIVPLCIFMGISMAREAWDDFRRHMLDREENNKTAKVLVMGQDDNYSNGKYKPYEGADSLYSLSNVSTRSTEAILGEFHVRPTGPNHEPDPAYTDHFTNFNLLRSQFDIHVRKKEWKDLKVGEFVLLNSDDWVPADILLLSTDGENNEIFVETMALDGETNLKSKHPLPELSKRMTSATGLSMHNAKATLENPNRDLYNFEGTVDIDGTLYPVGSENVIYRGSIIRNTKNVVGIVVFTGEETKIRMNAIKNPRTKAPKLQGKINMIVMFMVVIVASMALFSYLGQRIIKKNYVDNNRAWYLFQQDAGTAPTIMSFIIMYNTLIPLSLYVTTEIIKAMQSKLMEWDIDMYHIESNTPCESRTATILEELGQVSYVFSDKTGTLTDNKMIFRKFSVCGSSWVHEVDEDVLNSPDNDIDVISIKDRSFLNNFDLYSTPSINARTSIEYKGNSSATYTGRPSMAAQIQRHELAQDLGRMATNSSSGSKDNGGLKTTVEFLLHIQQNPNTSFARKAKLFILSLALCHTCLPKKSADNPDSIEYQSSSPDELALVTAARDMGYIVSNRNANILTITTYPNGFENPPVSEDFEVLDYIHFDSHRKRMSILVKLPGDNAKVLLICKGADNVILERLRNAELAQAKLIQQQTLVEQRKLEEAEMVLHQRKSLEQSILKDSRGSTLRSQTSQNRPSISTLKLEVARKSLSRKGTVRTEADLQINSIDDFLSNVEHEEAQIENIRHNARRSIQSQQREKYNSDPDSKSGEESVQDYIGDDKLIQNEEYVLEKTLNAIDDFSTEGLRTLLYSYKWLSHDEYKAWANKYHEAKTSLVDRSKQMAEVGEQIEVNLELLGATAIEDKLQEGVPEAIEKLRRAGIKMWMLTGDKRETAINIGYACKLIYDYSTVVILRHNDENLISKMTAIEEELDHGKVAHCVLVIDGATLAVFENNPTMMSVFIELCTKAASVICCRASPSQKALIVTNIRQNNKKLVTLAIGDGANDIAMIQSADIGVGITGKEGLQASRSSDYSIAQFRFLLKLLLVHGRYNYVRTSKFVLCTFYKEVMFYLTQMIFQRQSMFSGTSLYEPWSLSMFNTLFTSLPVLCIGMFEKDLKPMTLLAVPELYTMGQNCEAFNLKLFLIWMFASAGLSVFITFLNFEIWGFTAQSDNTLYPIGVINYTAIMVLINVKCQMIETRNRNWLAFASLLIETIGWIFWCMFLPAIYADKPIYDVPVGLYHQFGKDVTWWASCLVLIFCPVMLDIILQTFRLMIWPTDADIFAELEQRDDIRKKLEYAAFNELHQSWTMKKDPSSVKKYAKKILHKSVDDVEPDIENSVGNDDENSNYNTSDRYDKNFNAEEYEMLPSGKLIRKKETLKAGLKSKITKKLRFKLNSKPDDDEIDQIIENRMKDLE, from the coding sequence ATGGAAGGACGATCTAGAGGATATTCGTTGCGGACGCAACTATTCAATAAGAAGCTTGTGGACAAGCTCAAGGGAGATTCGGAGGAGATAGAGATGGCTGGAGAAAATGGGGAGTTGGGATCGGTTAGAAGCGAGAGTGGTAAGGTAGCGAAGAAGTCGCAGTCACGGAAACGTCTTGGTTTGAGGACTAAAATCATGGATCTGCTGCTCAATAGGACGACGTACTTGAATACAGAGAACGGACGAGTGCTTCCGATCTGCTTGGACAAGAGTTCTGTGGTTTATCAGCAGTTTGCTCGCGATGGGGTACTTATTGACGAACGAACTGACAAGGCGTACTGTAATAACGTTATTACTTCGTCGCGATACACCTTGTACTCGTTTTTGCCCCGGCAATTGTACGCGCAGTTTTCAAAGTTGGCAAACACgtatttcttcattgtGGCAATCTTGCAGATGATTCCATCGTGGTCCACCACAGGTACATACACAACGATCGTGCCATTGTGTATCTTCATGGGTATTTCGATGGCTCGAGAAGCATGGGACGATTTCAGGAGACATATGTTGGACAGAGAGGAGAACAACAAAACGGCAAAGGTCTTGGTTATGGGCCAAGACGACAACTACAGCAATGGTAAGTACAAACCATACGAAGGTGCAGATTCGCTGTATTCCCTCTCGAACGTTTCCACACGGTCGACAGAAGCAATCCTAGGCGAGTTTCACGTCAGGCCGACTGGCCCTAATCATGAGCCGGACCCGGCTTATACGGACCATTTTACGAACTTCAACCTTCTTCGCTCTCAATTTGATATACACgtaagaaagaaagagtgGAAGGACCTAAAGGTGGGAGAGTTCGTCTTGCTTAATTCGGACGATTGGGTCCCCGCAGATATCTTGTTGCTATCCACCGATGGAgagaataatgaaatatttgtCGAAACAATGGCTTTGGACGGGGAAACTAATCTAAAGAGCAAGCATCCTCTTCCAGAACTCTCAAAACGCATGACCTCGGCTACTGGTCTAAGCATGCATAATGCCAAGGCTACACTAGAAAACCCGAACAGAGATCTATACAATTTTGAAGGTACAGTGGATATCGATGGCACTTTGTATCCAGTGGGTTCCGAAAACGTCATATACCGTGGTAGCATAATCAGAAACACGAAAAACGTCGTCGGCATCGTTGTATTTACCGGAGAAGAGACCAAGATTAGAATGAATGCCATTAAAAACCCTAGGACAAAGGCCCCAAAACTACAAGGTAAAATTAATATGATTGTGATGTTCATGGTTGTGATAGTGGCCTCTATGGCATTGTTCTCCTATCTTGGTCAACgaataataaagaaaaattatGTCGATAATAATAGGGCGTGGTACTTGTTTCAACAAGATGCAGGAACTGCTCCAACAATCATGTCCTTCATTATCATGTATAACACTTTGATTCCCTTATCATTGTACGTCACCACGGAAATCATCAAAGCTATGCAGAGTAAATTGATGGAATGGGATATTGATATGTACCATATTGAGTCCAACACACCATGTGAATCCAGGACGGCTACgattcttgaagaattggGCCAGGTCTCGTATGTGTTTAGTGATAAAACCGGTACTTTGACAGATAACAAAATGATCTTTAGAAAATTCTCCGTATGTGGTTCCTCGTGGGTGCATGAAGTGGACGAGGATGTCTTAAATTCCCCAGACAACGACATTGATGTGATCTCTATCAAGGATAGGAGCTTTTTAAACAACTTTGATCTTTATTCAACGCCTTCTATCAACGCAAGAACATCTATCGAATACAAAGGTAACTCTTCTGCAACTTACACAGGACGTCCATCAATGGCAGCACAAATCCAGAGACATGAGCTGGCCCAGGATTTGGGTAGGATGGCTACTAACAGTTCTTCTGGAAGCAAAGATAATGGTGGTCTTAAGACAACTGTcgaatttcttcttcatattcaacaaaatcCTAATACTTCTTTTGCTAGGAAAGCTAAACTattcattctttctttagcATTATGTCACACATGTTTGCCAAAGAAATCCGCTGACAACCCAGATTCTATAGAGTAccaatcatcatcaccCGATGAATTGGCTCTAGTTACAGCTGCAAGAGATATGGGTTACATTGTCTCGAATAGAAACGCCAATATATTAACGATTACTACCTATCCTAATGGCTTTGAAAACCCACCTGTAAGcgaagattttgaagttttggacTATATCCATTTTGATTCGCACAGGAAAAGAATGTCTATCTTGGTCAAACTGCCTGGTGATAATGCAAAAGTTTTGCTCATATGCAAAGGTGCAGATAATGTCATCCTCGAACGTCTAAGGAATGCAGAGCTTGCCCAAGCTAAGTTAATTCAACAGCAAACTCTGGTTGAGCAGAgaaaattggaagaagctgaaATGGTTTTGCATCAGCGAAAGTCATTGGAGCAGTCTATCCTAAAAGATTCTCGTGGTTCTACTCTCAGATCACAAACATCACAAAACAGACCTAGTATATCTACTCTGAAATTAGAAGTAGCGAGAAAAAGTTTGTCCCGTAAAGGTACTGTTCGAACAGAGGCAGACTTGCAAATCAATTCAATAGATGACTTTTTGTCTAATGTTGAACATGAAGAAGCACAGATTGAAAATATCAGGCACAACGCCAGAAGATCAATTCAGTCGCaacagagagagaaataCAATAGTGATCCAGATTCAAAATCTGGTGAGGAGTCCGTGCAGGATTATATTGGTGATGACAAACTAATACAAAATGAAGAGTATGTCTTAGAGAAAACATTAAATGCCATTGATGATTTTTCAACAGAAGGTTTAAGAACTTTGTTGTATAGTTATAAGTGGTTGTCGCACGATGAGTATAAAGCCTGGGCAAATAAATATCATGAAGCCAAAACTTCGTTGGTTGATCGTTCAAAGCAGATGGCAGAGGTGGGAGAACAAATTGAGGTTAATCTAGAATTGCTAGGTGCTACTGCTATTGAAGACAAATTACAAGAAGGTGTTCCAGAAGCTATCGAAAAACTAAGGAGGGCTGGTATCAAAATGTGGATGTTAACCGGTGATAAGCGTGAAACAGCAATCAACATTGGGTATGCCTGTAAGTTAATATACGACTACTCTACTGTTGTCATATTGAGGcataatgatgaaaatttgatttcaaaaatgaccgctattgaagaagaactagaTCATGGAAAGGTAGCACATTGCGTTTTAGTCATTGACGGGGCCACCTTAGCAGTTTTCGAAAACAATCCGACAATGATGAGCGTTTTTATTGAATTGTGTACTAAAGCAGCATCTGTCATTTGTTGTCGGGCTTCTCCATCTCAAAAAGCATTGATTGTTACTAACATTAGacaaaataacaaaaaactAGTTACTTTGGCTATCGGAGATGGTGCAAATGATATTGCTATGATTCAATCTGCTGATATTGGTGTTGGTATTACTGGTAAAGAGGGTTTACAAGCATCTCGGTCTTCAGATTATTCTATAGCGCAATTCAGGTTTTTACTAAAACTCTTATTGGTACACGGCAGATACAACTATGTTCGAACATCAAAGTTTGTGCTTTGTACATTCTATAAGGAAGTGATGTTTTATTTGACCCAAATGATTTTCCAGAGACAAAGTATGTTTTCGGGTACCTCATTATACGAACCTTGGTCTTTGTCTATGTTCAATACCCTATTTACGTCATTGCCTGTTCTTTGTATTGGTATGTTTGAGAAGGACTTGAAGCCAATGACGTTGTTAGCGGTCCCTGAATTATACACTATGGGTCAAAATTGTGAAGCGTTCAACTTGAAACTATTTTTGATATGGATGTTCGCTTCTGCAGGGCTCTCGGTCTTCATAACATTTTTAAACTTTGAAATATGGGGATTTACGGCACAATCTGATAATACATTATATCCAATTGGTGTGATAAACTACACCGCTATAATGGTTCTCATAAACGTTAAGTGTCAAATGATTGAGACCAGAAATAGAAATTGGTTGGCATTTGCATCACTATTGATAGAAACCATAGGTTGGATATTTTGGTGCATGTTCTTGCCAGCTATATATGCTGATAAACCTATTTACGATGTTCCAGTCGGTCTTTATCATCAATTTGGTAAAGATGTGACATGGTGGGCAAGTTGTTTGgttttaatattttgtCCAGTGATGTTAGACATAATACTTCAAACCTTCCGTTTAATGATATGGCCAACGGATGCAGATATATTTGCAGAATTAGAACAAAGGGATGATATTAGAAAGAAATTGGAATACGCAGCATTTAATGAATTGCATCAAAGTTGGacaatgaaaaaagatCCAAGCAGCGTCAAAAAGTATGCCAAAAAGATTTTGCATAAGAGTGTCGACGATGTTGAACctgatattgaaaatagtGTTGGAAATGACGATGAAAATTCCAATTATAATACATCTGATAGATACGATAAAAACTTTAATGCGGAAGAATACGAAATGCTACCTAGTGGTAAATTgattagaaaaaaagaaacattaAAAGCGGGCCTTAAATCGAAGATCACTAAGAAACTGAGATTCAAACTCAATTCCAAGCctgacgatgatgaaattgatcaGATAATTGAGAACAGAATGAAGGATTTAGAGTAG
- the HLJ1 gene encoding type I HSP40 co-chaperone HLJ1 translates to MSSSSSSEYTEEQEKITLDILSKDKHEFYEMLNVERTASENDIKKAYRKLAIKLHPDKNRHPRASEAFKKINRAFEVLSDDSKRRIFDQLGYDPDDRAAAQESYRGGGGPGGSNSSATGPRFRGPPSFDGSFGAPEDIFEFLFRGGGPGNQFGASPFGGAFNGPFGAPFGHGGGGATYTFGGPGGFKVYTNYDSPFARRAPRPQPRRNDDPGERKEEPNTQLMMLIAPFLIIILLNLLERLLLG, encoded by the coding sequence atgtcatcatcatcgtcgtcggAATATACAGAGGAACAGGAGAAGATCACGCTTGATATCCTTTCCAAGGACAAGCACGAGTTCTACGAAATGCTAAATGTGGAGCGGACGGCATCGGAAAATGACATAAAAAAGGCGTACAGGAAACTGGCGATCAAACTACACCCCGATAAGAACAGACACCCGAGGGCGAGCGAAGCTTTCAAGAAGATAAATCGGGCGTTTGAGGTTCTATCGGATGACTCCAAGAGAAGGATATTTGACCAACTGGGGTATGATCCAGATGACCGAGCTGCTGCACAAGAATCTTAcagaggaggaggaggtCCTGGTGGCAGTAATAGCAGTGCTACAGGGCCCAGGTTCCGTGGGCCCCCAAGTTTCGATGGATCATTCGGGGCTCCAGAGGATATATTCGAGTTTCTCTTTAGAGGAGGTGGCCCAGGAAATCAGTTTGGTGCATCTCCGTTCGGGGGCGCCTTCAATGGTCCATTCGGTGCTCCCTTCGGGCATGGCGGAGGAGGTGCGACATATACATTTGGAGGCCCTGGCGGCTTCAAAGTATATACAAATTATGATTCGCCTTTTGCAAGAAGGGCTCCTCGTCCACAACCCCGCCGTAACGATGACCCAGGCGAAAGGAAAGAGGAGCCTAATACACAGTTGATGATGCTTATAGCACCATTCttgataataattcttttgaatttgctGGAAAGGTTGTTGCTTGGATAG
- the POL3 gene encoding DNA-directed DNA polymerase delta POL3 has translation MTTGITRPRDVETLEDAFQDIKKQRTQSFDRSALSEPVSTIEIIPTDKFKKQNVAGYKSSKVSETAGSGNPTAFEEELSQMEHESVIETEKGQTNLWCRKPIPDDFDPNLSDISFQQLDAEQAILPGQYDSNTNVVTRFFGVTDHGNSILCNVTGFKHYLYVPAPLGFQQTDVATLVQYLNEHFENNVDSIKIVSKQSIWGFSGDAKIPFLQIFVKNPNMLNKIRTGFEKGYIQPNDKWFVGGCTTYDNIAYTLRLMIDCGIVGMSWITLPASKYIMVPQDQRVSTCQFEVNINYKDLISHPAEGDWSHNAPLRIMSFDIECAGRPGIFPEPEHDAVIQIANVVSIAGAPKPFIRNVFTVNTCSPITGSQIFEHEQESDMLKHWRDFIVEVDPDVIIGYNTTNFDFPYLLDRAAALGVHSFPYFGRLSNVKQEIKSSTFSSKAYGTRESKNVNIDGRLQLDLLQFVQREYKLRSYTLNSVSAHFLGEQKEDVHHSIITSLQNGDSETRRRLAVYCLKDAYLPLRLMEKLMALVNYTEMSRVTGVPFMYLLSRGQQIKVISQLFRKCLQIETVIPNMGSQGSEEQYEGATVIEPKRGYYDVPIATLDFSSLYPSIMMAHNLCYTTLCDRSTVKRLNLKENDDYIVTPNNDIFVTQKVRKGVLPEILDELLSARKKAKRDLKNETDPFKRDVLNGRQLALKISANSVYGFTGATVGKLPCLAISSSVTAFGRTMIEATKNAVEEKYSIKNGATHDAVVVYGDTDSVMVKFGTTNLEESMKLGAEAADYVSGLFKNPIKLEFEKVYFPYLLINKKRYAGLYWTNPEKYDKLDQKGLASVRRDSCPLVSIVMNKVLRKILIDRNVEGALQFIRETIDDILQNRCDISKLIISKTLAPNYTNPQPHAVLAERMKKRDGVGPNVGDRVDYVIIGGNDKLFNRAEDPLYVLEQNIQLDSMYYLTNQLQNPIISIIAPIIGEKQANSMFIVKSIKRQSGPVGLASKQKGGLMSFVKKVETCKGCKGVLRKGEGPLCNDCLSRSGELYLKALYDVRTLEERFSRLWTQCQRCSGSLHNEVLCSNKNCDIFYMRVKAKKELQEKAIELSKW, from the coding sequence ATGACTACCGGTATTACCAGACCTCGCGATGTTGAGACGCTGGAAGATGCGTTCCAGGACATtaagaagcaaagaacGCAATCGTTTGATCGCTCAGCATTGAGCGAACCGGTTTCTACAATCGAGATTATTCCAACAgataaattcaagaaaCAGAATGTTGCAGGCTACAAGTCGTCTAAAGTAAGTGAGACTGCTGGTAGTGGAAACCCGActgcttttgaagaagaactctCTCAGATGGAGCACGAATCCGTGATAGAAACTGAGAAGGGCCAGACTAATCTTTGGTGCAGGAAACCGATTCCTGACGATTTCGATCCGAATTTGTCAGACATATCTTTCCAGCAGCTAGATGCAGAACAGGCGATTCTTCCTGGCCAATACGATTCGAATACCAATGTTGTGACGCGGTTTTTCGGTGTCACGGATCATGGTAACTCCATTCTCTGTAACGTTACCGGTTTTAAGCACTATCTGTACGTGCCAGCACCTCTGGGGTTCCAGCAGACGGATGTGGCGACGCTAGTGCAGTACTTGAATGAGCATTTCGAAAATAATGTGGACAGCATCAAAATAGTGTCAAAGCAAAGTATTTGGGGGTTCTCTGGTGATGCTAAAATACCCTTTCTACAAATATTCGTTAAGAATCCAAACATGTTGAATAAGATAAGGACTGGCTTTGAAAAGGGGTACATCCAGCCCAATGATAAGTGGTTTGTCGGCGGATGCACGACTTATGATAACATCGCTTATACCCTTCGATTAATGATTGATTGCGGCATCGTAGGAATGTCTTGGATCACTCTACCAGCTTCCAAGTACATAATGGTCCCTCAGGATCAAAGAGTGTCTACATGTCAATTCGAGGTTAACATCAACTACAAAGATTTGATTTCCCACCCAGCTGAAGGCGATTGGTCGCATAATGCACCATTAAGAATCATGTCGTTTGATATAGAATGTGCTGGTAGACCTGGCATTTTCCCAGAACCTGAGCATGATGCTGTCATTCAGATTGCAAACGTTGTCAGTATCGCTGGTGCTCCTAAACCCTTCATTAGAAACGTGTTCACGGTGAACACATGTTCTCCTATCACAGGATCGCAGATCTTCGAGCATGAGCAAGAATCAGATATGCTTAAACATTGGCGTGACTTTATCGTAGAAGTCGATCCTGATGTTATTATTGGTTACAATACTACAAATTTCGATTTTCCTTATCTTCTCGATAGAGCAGCAGCCCTGGGGGTGCATTCATTCCCTTATTTTGGAAGACTATCCAATGtgaaacaagaaatcaaatctTCCACGTTCTCCTCTAAAGCTTATGGTACTAGAGAATCTAAGAACGTTAATATTGACGGACGGTTGCAATTAGATTTACTTCAGTTTGTTCAAAGAGAGTACAAGCTAAGATCTTACACTTTAAATTCTGTTTCAGCTCACTTTTTGGGTGAACAGAAGGAAGATGTTCATCATAGCATCATTACATCACTTCAAAATGGTGATAGTgagacaagaagaaggttggCTGTGTACTGTTTAAAAGACGCGTATCTTCCACTGAGACTTATGGAAAAACTTATGGCTTTGGTTAACTATACAGAGATGTCTAGGGTCACAGGTGTTCCATTTATGTATTTGTTGTCTCGTGGACAACAAATCAAGGTTATTTCACAACTTTTCAGAAAGTGTCTACAGATTGAAACAGTGATTCCAAATATGGGTTCTCAAGGGTCTGAAGAGCAATACGAAGGTGCTACCGTTATTGAGCCGAAGAGAGGCTATTATGATGTCCCTATTGCAACATTAGATTTCAGCTCTCTATATCCTAGTATTATGATGGCACACAACCTTTGTTATACCACTCTCTGTGATAGATCCACAGTAAAAAGACTCaatttgaaggaaaatgatgattatATTGTAACACCTAATAACGACATTTTCGTCACCCAAAAAGTGAGAAAGGGTGTCCTACCGGAGATTTTAGACGAATTGCTTAGTGCTAGAAAAAAGGCCAAGCGTgatttgaagaatgaaaCAGATCCCTTTAAAAGAGATGTTCTTAACGGTAGACAATTAGCATTGAAAATTTCTGCCAATTCAGTTTATGGGTTCACTGGTGCTACTGTCGGTAAGTTACCATGTTTAGCtatatcatcttctgtCACTGCATTTGGGCGTACTATGATTGAGGCAACGAAGAACGCTGTTGAGGAAAAATATAGCATCAAAAATGGAGCAACACATGACGCCGTTGTTGTTTACGGTGATACTGATTCCGTTATGGTAAAATTCGGTACTACCAATTTAGAAGAATCAATGAAATTAGGGGCCGAGGCTGCAGATTACGTTTCAGGATTGTTCAAAAATCCAATAAAGTTAGAGTTCGAGAAAGTTTATTTCCCATACTTATTGATTAACAAAAAGAGATATGCAGGTTTATACTGGACAAATCCCGAAAAATATGATAAACTAGACCAAAAAGGTCTAGCATCTGTTCGTCGAGACTCATGTCCGCTTGTTTCGATAGTTATGAACAAGGTTTTGAGGAAGATTTTGATTGATAGAAATGTCGAAGGTGCCTTGCAATTTATTAGGGAGActattgatgatatattgcAGAATCGTTGtgatatatcaaaattGATTATATCTAAAACGTTGGCGCCCAATTATACCAATCCACAACCACATGCTGTACTTGCAGAACgtatgaagaaaagagatgGAGTGGGCCCAAACGTAGGTGATCGTGTTGATTATGTTATTATTGGTGGTAATGATAAACTTTTCAACAGAGCAGAAGATCCACTGTATGTTTTagaacaaaatattcaacTCGACTCGATGTACTACCTAACGAATCAGTTGCAAAATCCAATAATTAGTATAATTGCACCAATTATAGGTGAAAAACAAGCAAACTCTATGTTTATTGTAAAGTCTATTAAACGTCAAAGTGGTCCTGTTGGATTAGCTTCTAAGCAGAAAGGTGGCTTGATGAGTTTTGTCAAGAAAGTTGAAACTTGTAAGGGTTGTAAAGGTGTTTTACGCAAAGGAGAAGGTCCATTATGTAACGACTGTCTTTCAAGATCCGGTGAGCTTTATCTGAAAGCTTTATATGATGTCAGAACCTTAGAAGAACGCTTTTCAAGACTTTGGACACAATGTCAGCGCTGCTCTGGCTCTTTGCATAATGAAGTTTTATGCTCCAACAAAAATTGTGATATATTTTACATGAGAGTTAAAGCTAAAAAGgagcttcaagaaaaggcTATAGAATTGAGTAAATGGTGA
- the DUN1 gene encoding serine/threonine protein kinase DUN1 → MSEAPKRKYSDEENKLDVKRIQQSSQTSQSTGTIATLLSLIPEREQIIHITNSQKISVGRSRSCNITLTEPDISTIHAELFTIEVQLNGNKRKMINIIDKSRNGTFINGDRLVKKDYVLKNGDKIVFGKSCSYLFKYAQLSENSEKDHNQAAQSSQGTQRNDYDGVFRKPLFSSQNTSKKMVRKDQPRSFFDKYIAGAELGTGHYAVVKEAKNKQTGETVAVKIFHPQQNDDDKRTKKFTEETKILLSVQHPNIVKLIDRFVEPVSKTQIQTYLVLEKINDGELFERIVKKTHLREDETKALFKQLLSGLQYLHDRNIIHRDIKPENILLSITKRKSADEIALGPWDDDEIDIQVKIADFGLAKFTGEMKFTNTLCGTPSYVAPEVLSKTGYTSRVDMWSAGVLLYVCLCGFPPFSEQLAPPNMKEQILQGKFAFYSPYWDNIDDCVLHLISNLLVVNPARRFSVEDALNHPWFTSKQELEFENEILRSQTAPEKVPKTFSELSNLQNK, encoded by the exons ATGTCAGAAGCTCCAAAAAGG AAATATTCAGATGAGGAAAACAAACTTGATGTCAAAAGGATCCAACAGTCAAGCCAAACAAGCCAATCAACTGGTACCATTGCTACTCTTTTGAGTTTAATACCGGAAAGGGAACAGATAATCCATATAACAAATTCTCAAAAAATATcagttggaagaagcagatCATGTAATATTACACTTACGGAACCAGATATCTCAACCATTCACGCAGAACTATTCACAATCGAGGTACAACTAAATGgaaataaaagaaagatgatCAATATCATTGATAAAAGTAGAAACGGAACGTTTATCAATGGTGATAGGCTTGTTAAGAAAGATTACGTTCTTAAAAATGGAGATAAAATCGTCTTTGGAAAGAGTTGTTCTTACTTATTCAAGTATGCGCAGTTATCAGAGAACAGTGAAAAAGATCACAATCAAGCAGCACAATCTTCTCAGGGAACTCAAAGGAACGACTATGATGGGGTTTTCAGAAAACCTCTGTTCAGCAGTCAAAATacatcaaagaaaatggtGCGAAAGGATCAGCCCAgatctttctttgataagTATATCGCTGGGGCTGAATTGGGAACAGGTCACTATGCAGTTGTTAAAGAAgcgaaaaacaaacaaacgGGCGAGACAGTTGCCGTTAAAATATTTCACCCTCaacaaaatgatgatgataaacGAACCAAAAAGTTTACAGAAGAGAcaaaaattcttctttctgtaCAGCACCCGAACATTGTTAAACTTATAGATAGATTCGTGGAACCTGTTAGTAAGACCCAAATCCAGACCTATTTAGTCTTGGAAAAGATAAATGATGGTgaactttttgaaagaatcgTGAAGAAAACCCATCTTCGTGAAGATGAGACCAAGGCATTATTCAAGCAACTACTGAGTGGTTTACAATATCTTCATGACAGAAATATTATCCATAGAGATATCAAACCAGAAAATATCCTCTTAAGTataacaaagagaaaatctGCCGATGAAATAGCATTGGGCCCTTGGGACGACGATGAGATTGATAttcaagtcaaaatagCTGATTTTGGATTGGCGAAATTTACAGGAGAAATGAAGTTCACAAACACATTATGCGGTACTCCCTCATATGTTGCCCCGGAGGTTCTTTCTAAAACAGGATATACATCAAGAGTTGATATGTGGAGTGCAGGGGTTTTACTCTATGTTTGTCTCTGTGGATTTCCGCCTTTTAGCGAACAATTAGCCCCACCAAACATGAAAGAACAAATATTACAAGGGAAATTTGCATTTTATTCACCTTATTGGGATAATATAGATGATTGTGTTCTACATTTAATCTCAAATCTTCTTGTAGTTAACCCAGCGAGACGCTTTTCAGTAGAGGATGCACTAAACCATCCATGGTTTACATCTAAACAGGAACTCGAATTTGAGAATGAAATCCTACGTTCACAAACAGCACCAGAAAAAGTCCCTAAGACGTTTTCAGAATTGTCTAATCttcaaaataaataa